Proteins co-encoded in one Klebsiella michiganensis genomic window:
- a CDS encoding major facilitator transporter, which yields MILLLTQKLGYSTTVAGSLAMGVTGLYLLGNLVGGKLSDTYGHKKVMLWGETIGAFILIISGFFANWHIAIPILLFISYLFFGIALPASNALVADLSSPANRNAVMSLSYLTYNLGSGIGPVLAGYLFWNHTAWVFWGNGLAGLAGVVIVLFFVADKNTPDNIAPNAFSGREKAVDGTVWQVFRQRPQLLIFGVLCTLLWLALQQLTMTTPLYLSHVFGKQGPILYGQLMTYASILVVIITPLIIRLTARVDDMKNLALAGFLFALGYLLVLADKSVGMQFLAWSFLTAGEVLLITKESVYLANNSPSSHRGRISGVLSTMRSFGLMPMYAVMGAYIDTFGYLSTWLLIVGVSTMAAILFLLLAGWQHGRQLSLDRE from the coding sequence ATGATTTTGCTGTTAACGCAAAAACTAGGCTATTCCACGACGGTTGCCGGAAGCCTGGCAATGGGAGTGACCGGGCTTTATCTACTGGGGAATCTTGTCGGCGGTAAACTCTCCGATACCTACGGACATAAAAAGGTCATGCTTTGGGGGGAGACGATCGGAGCTTTTATCCTGATAATTAGCGGTTTTTTTGCCAACTGGCACATCGCTATCCCCATCTTGCTCTTTATCAGTTATCTGTTTTTCGGTATTGCCCTTCCCGCCAGTAATGCTCTGGTGGCAGATCTCTCATCCCCAGCCAACAGAAATGCCGTCATGTCCCTGAGCTACCTGACCTATAACCTGGGATCGGGCATTGGCCCGGTACTGGCCGGATATTTATTCTGGAATCATACGGCCTGGGTATTTTGGGGCAATGGCCTCGCGGGGTTGGCCGGCGTCGTGATTGTGTTGTTCTTCGTGGCGGATAAAAACACGCCTGACAATATTGCCCCGAATGCATTTTCAGGCCGTGAGAAAGCGGTGGATGGCACCGTCTGGCAAGTATTCAGGCAGCGGCCCCAGCTACTTATTTTCGGCGTGCTTTGCACCTTACTCTGGCTTGCACTGCAGCAGTTAACCATGACCACCCCGCTTTATTTGAGCCATGTATTTGGCAAACAGGGGCCAATTTTATATGGCCAATTGATGACCTACGCCAGCATTCTGGTGGTGATCATCACGCCATTAATCATACGCCTGACCGCCAGAGTGGATGATATGAAAAACCTGGCGCTTGCCGGATTCTTGTTTGCACTGGGCTATCTTTTAGTCCTCGCGGACAAATCCGTGGGGATGCAGTTTCTGGCCTGGAGCTTCCTGACCGCGGGTGAAGTGCTGCTTATCACGAAAGAATCGGTTTACCTTGCGAATAACTCGCCGAGCAGCCATCGGGGGCGAATCAGCGGCGTACTTTCCACCATGAGGAGCTTTGGCCTGATGCCAATGTATGCCGTGATGGGCGCCTATATCGATACCTTTGGCTATCTCAGCACCTGGTTATTGATAGTGGGTGTCTCAACGATGGCCGCGATTTTGTTCTTACTGCTGGCCGGCTGGCAACACGGCCGCCAGCTTTCGTTGGACAGAGAGTAA
- a CDS encoding transcriptional regulator yields the protein MDKLEAMRVYRHVVETQSFARASELLGLPRSTVSRIIKDLENYLAVQLLQRTTRKLSVTTDGQNYYAECKKILGDIAALESSFPGKTGQPRGRFKIGMPQSLARHCILPEIQRFMACYPELELVLCSSDRVTDLVQEGFDCVIRAGAVEDSTTLVARPLARFRWSVLASGQYISQYGAPQSLDDLQHHHAVGYLSHATGRTTEWHFDNQGRDVAIRMKETLIVDDTDAYIQAGLQGIGLIRVASYLVSSYLSTGALISCLEEYAVDMPLYLVYPQSRHISPAVRAFYEWSKEVLGTISHSPTS from the coding sequence ATGGACAAACTGGAAGCCATGCGGGTCTATCGCCATGTGGTTGAAACGCAAAGTTTCGCCCGGGCCTCGGAGCTACTTGGGCTGCCGAGATCAACCGTCTCCCGCATCATTAAAGATCTTGAAAACTATCTGGCGGTGCAGCTTCTGCAGCGTACGACGAGAAAACTAAGCGTCACCACCGACGGCCAGAACTATTACGCCGAATGTAAAAAAATCCTCGGTGATATTGCCGCCCTGGAATCCTCCTTCCCCGGAAAAACCGGGCAGCCGCGAGGACGCTTTAAGATTGGTATGCCGCAGTCGCTGGCCCGGCATTGTATTTTGCCAGAAATACAGAGGTTTATGGCGTGCTACCCTGAGCTGGAACTGGTGCTTTGCTCAAGCGATCGGGTTACGGATTTAGTGCAGGAGGGATTTGACTGCGTTATCCGGGCTGGCGCGGTAGAGGATTCCACCACGCTGGTTGCCCGCCCGTTAGCGCGTTTCAGGTGGTCGGTGCTGGCTTCCGGGCAATACATATCTCAATACGGAGCGCCGCAGTCCCTGGACGATTTGCAACATCATCACGCCGTGGGCTATCTCTCCCACGCCACAGGGCGCACAACCGAATGGCATTTTGACAATCAAGGCCGCGACGTCGCCATAAGAATGAAAGAAACGCTGATTGTTGATGATACCGACGCCTATATTCAGGCCGGTCTTCAGGGAATAGGGTTAATTCGTGTGGCCAGCTACCTGGTGAGTTCCTACTTATCCACCGGCGCGTTAATTTCCTGCCTGGAAGAGTACGCCGTCGATATGCCTTTGTATCTGGTTTACCCGCAAAGCCGCCATATTTCCCCGGCAGTAAGAGCGTTTTATGAATGGAGCAAGGAAGTGCTCGGCACGATTTCTCATTCCCCCACCAGCTAA
- a CDS encoding excinuclease ABC subunit A has product MDKIEVRGARTHNLKNINLVIPRDKLIVVTGLSGSGKSSLAFDTLYAEGQRRYVESLSAYARQFLSLMEKPDVDHIEGLSPAISIEQKSTSHNPRSTVGTITEIHDYLRLLYARVGEPRCPDHDIPLAAQTVSQMVDNVLAQPEGKRLMLLAPIIKDRKGEHAKTLENLASQGYIRARIDGEVCDLSDPPKLELQKKHTIEVVVDRFKVREDIAQRLAESFETALELSGGSAVVADMDDEKAEELLFSANFACPVCGYSMRELEPRLFSFNNPAGACPTCDGLGVQQYFDPDRVVQNGELSLAGGAIRGWDRRNFYYFTMLRSLAEHYKFDVESPWNELSDTVKKVVLHGSGKETIEFKYMNDRGDTSVRRHPFEGVLHNMERRYKETESSAVREELAKFISNRPCTSCEGTRLRREARHVFVENTALPTISDMSIGHAMEFFQNMKLSGQRAQIAEKVLKEIGDRLKFLVNVGLNYLSLSRSAETLSGGEAQRIRLASQIGAGLVGVMYVLDEPSIGLHQRDNERLLETLIHLRNLGNTVIVVEHDEDAIRAADHIIDIGPGAGVHGGQVVAEGTMKDIIAVPESLTGQFLSGKREIAVPKQRVAADPSKVLKLSGAKGNNLKDVTLTLPVGLFTCITGVSGSGKSTLINDTLFPIAQRQLNGATIVEPAPYREVQGLEHFDKVIDIDQSPIGRTPRSNPATYTGVFTPVRELFAGVPEARSRGYTPGRFSFNVRGGRCEACQGDGVIKVEMHFLPDIYVPCDQCKGKRYNRETLEIKYKGKSIHEVLDMTIEDAREFFDAVPALARKLQTLIDVGLSYIRLGQSATTLSGGEAQRVKLARELSKRGTGQTLYILDEPTTGLHFADIQQLLEVLHQLRDQGNTIVVIEHNLDVIKTADWIVDLGPEGGSGGGEILVSGTPETVATCEASHTARFLKPLLK; this is encoded by the coding sequence ATGGATAAGATCGAAGTTCGGGGCGCCCGCACCCACAATCTCAAAAATATCAACCTCGTCATCCCGCGCGACAAACTGATTGTTGTCACCGGGCTTTCGGGTTCAGGCAAATCCTCGCTGGCATTCGACACCCTGTATGCTGAAGGTCAGCGTCGCTACGTTGAGTCTCTTTCGGCGTACGCGCGTCAGTTCCTGTCGCTGATGGAGAAGCCGGACGTCGACCACATTGAAGGGTTGTCCCCTGCGATTTCTATTGAACAGAAATCCACGTCCCATAACCCGCGTTCTACCGTCGGTACCATCACGGAAATCCATGACTACCTGCGTCTGCTTTACGCCCGCGTAGGCGAACCGCGCTGCCCGGATCACGACATCCCGCTCGCGGCACAAACCGTCAGCCAGATGGTGGATAACGTGCTCGCGCAGCCGGAAGGCAAACGTCTGATGCTGCTCGCGCCGATCATTAAAGATCGTAAAGGTGAACACGCCAAAACGCTGGAAAACCTGGCCAGCCAGGGCTATATCCGCGCCCGTATCGACGGTGAAGTCTGTGACTTGTCCGATCCGCCGAAATTAGAGCTGCAGAAGAAACACACCATTGAAGTGGTCGTCGACCGCTTTAAAGTGCGTGAAGACATCGCCCAGCGCCTGGCCGAGTCGTTTGAAACCGCGCTGGAGCTGTCCGGCGGGTCTGCCGTTGTCGCCGACATGGACGATGAAAAAGCGGAAGAACTTCTGTTCTCCGCCAACTTTGCCTGCCCGGTTTGCGGCTACAGCATGCGTGAACTGGAACCGCGCCTGTTCTCCTTTAACAACCCGGCCGGTGCCTGCCCGACCTGCGACGGCCTGGGCGTTCAGCAATACTTCGATCCTGACCGCGTGGTGCAAAATGGCGAGCTGTCGCTGGCCGGCGGCGCCATCCGCGGTTGGGATCGCCGTAATTTCTACTACTTCACCATGCTGCGTTCGCTGGCCGAGCACTACAAGTTCGACGTGGAATCTCCGTGGAACGAGCTAAGCGACACCGTGAAGAAAGTCGTCCTGCACGGCTCCGGTAAAGAAACCATCGAATTCAAGTATATGAACGATCGCGGGGACACCTCTGTGCGCCGCCATCCGTTCGAAGGCGTGCTGCATAACATGGAGCGCCGCTACAAAGAAACCGAATCTTCCGCCGTGCGCGAAGAGCTGGCGAAATTCATCAGCAACCGGCCTTGCACCAGCTGCGAAGGAACGCGTCTGCGCCGTGAAGCGCGCCATGTGTTTGTGGAAAACACCGCGCTGCCGACGATTTCTGACATGAGCATCGGCCATGCGATGGAATTCTTCCAGAACATGAAGCTCAGCGGTCAGCGCGCGCAAATCGCGGAAAAAGTGCTGAAAGAGATCGGCGATCGCCTGAAGTTCCTGGTGAACGTCGGTCTGAATTACCTTTCTCTCTCCCGCTCGGCGGAAACGCTGTCCGGCGGTGAAGCCCAGCGTATTCGCCTGGCAAGCCAGATTGGCGCCGGGCTGGTGGGCGTGATGTATGTACTGGACGAGCCGTCCATCGGCCTGCACCAGCGCGATAACGAACGTCTGCTGGAGACCCTGATTCACCTGCGCAACCTCGGTAACACGGTGATTGTGGTTGAGCACGACGAAGACGCCATTCGCGCCGCCGACCATATTATCGACATTGGCCCTGGCGCGGGCGTTCACGGCGGCCAGGTGGTTGCGGAAGGCACCATGAAGGATATTATCGCGGTGCCGGAGTCCCTGACCGGGCAATTCCTCAGCGGCAAGCGCGAAATTGCGGTGCCGAAACAGCGCGTTGCCGCCGACCCGTCAAAAGTGCTCAAGCTCTCCGGCGCGAAGGGGAACAACCTGAAGGACGTCACGCTGACGCTGCCGGTGGGGCTGTTTACCTGTATTACCGGGGTGTCCGGCTCCGGGAAATCGACGCTGATTAACGATACCCTGTTCCCGATTGCCCAGCGGCAGCTGAACGGGGCAACAATAGTCGAACCCGCACCGTACCGCGAAGTTCAGGGCCTGGAGCATTTCGATAAGGTCATCGACATCGACCAAAGCCCGATCGGCCGTACACCGCGCTCCAACCCGGCTACCTACACCGGGGTGTTCACCCCCGTTCGTGAGCTGTTTGCTGGCGTACCGGAAGCGCGCTCACGCGGCTATACGCCGGGGCGCTTTAGCTTCAACGTTCGCGGTGGGCGCTGTGAAGCCTGCCAGGGCGACGGCGTAATCAAAGTGGAAATGCACTTCCTGCCGGATATTTACGTGCCGTGCGACCAGTGCAAAGGCAAACGCTATAACCGTGAAACGCTCGAGATTAAGTACAAAGGCAAAAGCATTCACGAAGTACTGGATATGACCATTGAAGATGCCCGTGAGTTCTTCGATGCCGTTCCGGCGCTGGCGCGTAAGCTGCAAACGCTGATCGACGTGGGCCTGTCCTATATCCGGCTTGGCCAGTCGGCGACCACGCTATCGGGGGGTGAAGCCCAGCGCGTGAAGCTGGCGCGTGAACTGTCTAAACGCGGCACAGGGCAGACGCTGTATATCCTCGATGAGCCGACCACCGGCCTGCACTTTGCGGATATCCAGCAGTTGCTGGAAGTGCTGCATCAGCTCAGGGATCAGGGCAATACCATTGTGGTCATCGAACATAATCTCGACGTGATTAAAACCGCAGACTGGATTGTGGACCTGGGGCCGGAAGGCGGCAGCGGCGGCGGTGAGATTCTGGTCTCCGGCACGCCGGAAACCGTCGCCACCTGCGAAGCCTCCCATACCGCGCGTTTCCTCAAGCCGTTGCTGAAGTAG
- the alr gene encoding alanine racemase (converts L-alanine to D-alanine which is used in cell wall biosynthesis; binds one pyridoxal phosphate per monomer; forms a homodimer) has translation MQAATVVINRRALRHNLQRLRELAPNSRMVAVVKANAYGHGLLETARTLENADAFGVARLEEALRLREGGITKPVLLLEGFFNAEDLPVIATQNFQTAIHSIQQLEALEQADLSQPITVWMKLDTGMHRLGVRPEEAEAFYQRLVACKNVSQPVNVVSHFARADEPESDATPRQLDIFNSFTAGKPGQRSIAASGGILLWPDSHMDWVRPGIILYGVSPLEQKPWGEDFGFQPVMSLTSSLIAVRGHKAGEPVGYGGTWTAERDTCLGVVAMGYGDGYPRSAPSGTPVLVNGREVPIVGRVAMDMICVDLGPDAADKPGDSAVLWGEGLPVERIAEHSNVSAYELITRLTSRVTMKYLD, from the coding sequence ATGCAAGCGGCAACCGTCGTCATTAACCGCCGCGCTCTGCGACACAACCTGCAACGCCTCCGCGAACTGGCTCCGAACAGTCGCATGGTGGCAGTCGTGAAAGCAAACGCCTATGGGCATGGTCTGCTGGAGACCGCCCGCACCTTAGAAAACGCCGATGCTTTCGGCGTGGCCCGCCTCGAAGAAGCCCTGCGCCTGCGGGAAGGCGGCATCACGAAACCCGTTCTGCTGCTGGAAGGGTTCTTCAATGCGGAAGATCTGCCGGTGATTGCCACCCAGAACTTCCAGACGGCGATCCACAGCATTCAACAGCTGGAAGCGCTAGAGCAGGCCGATCTCAGCCAGCCCATCACCGTCTGGATGAAGCTGGACACCGGGATGCACCGCCTCGGCGTGCGCCCGGAAGAGGCTGAAGCCTTCTATCAGCGCCTGGTGGCCTGCAAAAACGTTAGCCAGCCGGTGAACGTGGTAAGCCATTTTGCCCGTGCCGATGAGCCTGAGTCCGACGCCACGCCGCGTCAGCTGGATATCTTTAATTCTTTCACCGCAGGCAAGCCGGGGCAGCGCTCTATCGCCGCATCGGGCGGCATTCTGCTGTGGCCCGACTCGCATATGGATTGGGTTCGCCCCGGCATCATCCTGTACGGCGTTTCGCCGCTGGAACAAAAGCCGTGGGGTGAGGACTTTGGTTTCCAGCCGGTGATGTCTTTGACCTCGAGCCTGATCGCGGTTCGCGGCCATAAAGCCGGGGAGCCGGTAGGTTATGGCGGCACCTGGACTGCCGAGCGTGACACCTGCCTTGGCGTGGTGGCCATGGGCTACGGCGATGGTTATCCGCGCAGCGCCCCGTCCGGCACGCCGGTGCTGGTCAATGGCCGCGAAGTGCCCATCGTAGGGCGCGTTGCCATGGACATGATTTGTGTCGATTTAGGGCCGGATGCCGCAGATAAACCGGGCGATAGCGCGGTGCTCTGGGGCGAAGGTTTACCGGTCGAGCGCATCGCCGAACACTCAAATGTAAGTGCTTACGAACTTATCACTCGCCTGACTTCAAGGGTTACAATGAAGTATCTGGACTGA
- a CDS encoding single-stranded DNA-binding protein (binds to single stranded DNA and PriA helcase facilitate replication restart), translating into MASRGVNKVILVGNLGQDPEVRYMPNGGAVANITLATSESWRDKQTGETKEKTEWHRVVLFGKLAEVAGEYLRKGSQVYIEGALQTRKWTDQAGVEKYTTEVVVNVGGTMQMLGGRQGGGAPAGGNGGQQQGGWGQPQQPQGGNQFSGGAQSRPQQQSAPAPSNEPPMDFDDDIPF; encoded by the coding sequence ATGGCCAGCAGAGGCGTAAACAAGGTGATTCTCGTTGGGAATCTGGGTCAGGACCCGGAAGTACGCTATATGCCAAATGGGGGCGCCGTTGCCAACATTACACTGGCCACGTCAGAGTCCTGGCGTGATAAGCAAACCGGCGAAACCAAAGAAAAAACCGAGTGGCACCGCGTTGTGCTGTTCGGCAAACTGGCAGAAGTGGCCGGTGAATACCTGCGTAAAGGCTCTCAGGTTTACATCGAAGGCGCACTGCAAACCCGTAAATGGACCGACCAGGCTGGCGTAGAAAAATACACCACCGAAGTCGTGGTTAACGTTGGCGGCACCATGCAGATGCTCGGCGGCCGTCAGGGCGGCGGTGCACCAGCGGGCGGCAACGGCGGCCAGCAGCAGGGTGGTTGGGGTCAGCCTCAGCAGCCTCAGGGCGGCAACCAGTTCAGCGGCGGCGCGCAGTCTCGCCCGCAGCAGCAGAGCGCGCCAGCGCCATCTAACGAACCACCAATGGATTTCGACGACGATATCCCGTTCTGA
- a CDS encoding aromatic amino acid aminotransferase (catalyzes the formation of L-glutamate and an aromatic oxo acid from an aromatic amino acid and 2-oxoglutarate): MFQKVDAYAGDPILSLMERFKVDPRSDKVNLSIGLYYNEDGVIPQLQAVAEAEARLNAQPHGASLYLPMEGLNGYRSAIAPLLFGANHPALVEGRIATVQTLGGSGALKIGADFLKTYFPDSQVWVSDPTWENHVAIFEGAGFTVNTYPWFDSETNGVRFEALLEKLKTLPELSIVLLHPCCHNPTGSDLTDSQWDAVTEILKARNLIPFLDIAYQGFGAGMEQDAYAIRAIASSGQPMLVSNSFSKIFSLYGERVGGLSVVCEDSDAAGRVLGQLKATVRRNYSSPPNFGAQVVATVLNDEQLKASWIAEVETMRVRILEMRQVLVEVLTKAVPGRNFDYLVKQRGMFSYTGLSAAQADRLRDEFGIYLLASGRICVAGLNHGNVQRVAQAFAAVM; encoded by the coding sequence GTGTTTCAAAAAGTTGACGCCTATGCTGGCGACCCGATCCTTTCCCTCATGGAACGCTTTAAAGTCGATCCGCGCAGCGACAAGGTCAACCTCAGCATCGGCCTCTATTACAATGAAGACGGGGTGATCCCGCAGTTACAGGCCGTGGCAGAAGCAGAGGCTCGCCTGAACGCTCAGCCTCACGGTGCCTCTCTCTATTTGCCGATGGAAGGCCTGAACGGCTACCGCAGCGCCATTGCGCCGCTGTTATTTGGCGCAAACCATCCGGCGCTGGTGGAAGGCCGCATTGCCACCGTGCAAACGCTCGGGGGTTCCGGCGCCTTAAAAATCGGTGCTGACTTCCTGAAAACGTATTTCCCTGATTCCCAGGTGTGGGTCAGCGATCCAACCTGGGAAAACCACGTCGCTATCTTTGAAGGCGCGGGTTTCACCGTGAATACCTATCCGTGGTTTGACAGTGAAACCAACGGCGTGCGCTTTGAGGCGCTGCTGGAAAAACTGAAAACGCTGCCTGAACTCAGCATCGTGTTGCTGCACCCATGCTGCCACAACCCAACCGGCTCTGACCTTACCGACAGCCAATGGGATGCCGTCACCGAGATTCTCAAAGCACGTAATCTGATTCCGTTCCTCGACATCGCTTATCAGGGCTTTGGCGCGGGCATGGAGCAGGATGCCTATGCCATCCGCGCTATCGCCTCATCCGGGCAGCCGATGCTGGTGAGCAACTCCTTCTCAAAAATCTTCTCTCTGTATGGCGAACGCGTAGGCGGGCTTTCCGTGGTTTGCGAAGACAGCGACGCCGCAGGGCGCGTGCTGGGTCAGCTGAAAGCCACCGTGCGCCGCAACTACTCCAGCCCGCCAAACTTTGGGGCGCAGGTGGTGGCGACCGTCCTGAACGACGAGCAACTGAAAGCCAGCTGGATTGCCGAAGTGGAAACCATGCGCGTGCGTATTCTGGAAATGCGCCAGGTGCTGGTGGAGGTGCTGACCAAAGCCGTGCCGGGGCGTAACTTTGATTACCTGGTGAAACAGCGCGGTATGTTTAGCTACACCGGGTTAAGCGCGGCTCAGGCCGACCGCCTGCGCGATGAGTTTGGTATTTACCTGCTGGCCAGCGGCCGCATTTGCGTTGCCGGGCTTAACCACGGCAACGTCCAGCGCGTGGCGCAGGCGTTCGCTGCGGTAATGTAA
- the aphA gene encoding acid phosphatase (Class B; non-specific; catalyzes the dephosphorylation of organic phosphomonoesters; also has phosphotransferase activity), with the protein MRKIALALSAACLLVGLNHAALATESAPAPLNPGVTVAQLAQQVPIHWVSVAQIENSLLGRAPIAVGFDIDDTVLFSSPGFYRGQKEFSPGKQDYLKNPAFWEKMNNGWDEFSMPKEVAKSLITMHLKRGDSVYFVTGRSQTKTETVTKTLQSDFLIPEPSVNPVIFAGDKEGQNTKTQWLKDKKIKIFYGDSDNDITAAQDVGARGIRILRASNSSYQPLPKAGSFGEEVIVNSEY; encoded by the coding sequence ATGCGTAAAATCGCTCTGGCACTCAGTGCCGCCTGCCTGTTGGTAGGCTTAAATCACGCCGCTTTGGCAACCGAATCCGCACCCGCCCCGCTGAATCCCGGCGTCACCGTGGCACAGCTGGCACAGCAGGTGCCAATCCACTGGGTTTCCGTGGCACAAATTGAAAACAGCCTGCTTGGCCGCGCACCTATCGCCGTCGGGTTTGATATCGACGATACCGTGCTGTTTTCCAGCCCTGGCTTTTACCGCGGGCAAAAAGAGTTCTCTCCGGGTAAGCAGGACTACCTGAAAAACCCGGCATTCTGGGAAAAGATGAACAACGGCTGGGATGAGTTCAGCATGCCCAAAGAGGTGGCAAAAAGCCTGATCACTATGCACCTCAAGCGCGGCGACAGCGTGTATTTTGTCACCGGACGCAGTCAGACCAAAACTGAAACCGTCACCAAAACGCTGCAAAGCGACTTCCTGATCCCCGAACCGAGCGTCAATCCGGTGATCTTTGCCGGCGATAAAGAAGGCCAGAACACCAAAACGCAGTGGCTGAAAGATAAGAAAATCAAAATCTTCTACGGCGACTCAGACAACGACATCACCGCCGCCCAGGACGTTGGCGCCCGCGGCATTCGTATCCTGCGAGCTTCGAACTCCAGCTACCAGCCTCTGCCGAAAGCAGGCTCGTTTGGCGAAGAAGTTATCGTTAACTCCGAGTACTGA